The region GAAACTCGGAGTGCGTCAGCTCCAGCACGTAGCGAAGCGGGCGCTGCAACAGGGTGATACCCGTCGGCGCGCGGTAGCGCGCCCACAGATTGACCGACTTGGCGTCCGCGGAGCCCTTCACCGCGGCAGAACTGTCGAAGCTCTTGAGCCGGATGTCCGAATAGCGCAGCTCCACGTCGATTTCACCCTCCGGCCGATAGTGTTCGTAGTCCAGCATCAGGGAACCGCCCAGGCCATAGGCATTGAGGGATCCACGATCCAGGAAATCCACATCCTTGCCGGTCTGGCGTCCCACATACCAGCTGGCCGCACGCAAATCGCTGGTGACGTTGCCCAGCGCCACGTTGAATATGGGACGTAACTTGAGCTCGTCGGTCAGCTTGAGATCCCAACCTATGCCGCCAGTCACGGAGGTACTGTTCCACTTGGCCGGCACGCGCCGCGACTCGCTCCCATCGCTGGCGATGAAGGTAGGGTCATAACGGCTATAGGCCACCACGCCCTCCAGGTAAAGCGGGACCGATTTCGAGATCGTGTCGCCCCCGCCCAGCTGGGTCATGAAGAAACTCGTCGAACCCTTGGTGGAGCTGGTGCCGCTGCCTATGTTCAAGGAACTGGTGGTGATATCCGGCACGATGGAGAAGGACATCAACGCCAATACCCCATTGGCCCGCTTCTGCAGATCGTCCTTGGACAGGCGCAGGCCCTGCTGGCCCAGCGCGGGGTCCGCCAGGCCGCAAGTCAACATGGCCAGCGCACAGGCGGAAAAACGCGTCCCCACGCGCGTCACCGGAATATTACGCATGCACCCTCCTGACATTCTTGCCTCCGCCTGATCACCCGCCTAGCCGCCGCCCATGAACCACCGCAGATACGGGTTGTCGCGGGACAGGCGTGCCAAAGCCGCCGCGTTGCGGGCCCACGCGCCACGGTCGCCGTCGTAGGCGGCCAAGGCGCTGGTGTAGAACATATCGAGGGCGGCGCGCTCGCGGGCGATGGCGGCCAGCAAGGCCGGGTCGTTCACCGCGATGGGCGGCGCCCCGCGCAGGTCCAGCAGCGCCGGCAGCGTGCGCGTCAGTTCACGTGGACGCACCCAGGTGGCGTACTCGATGGCGGGCCGGTCGTCCGTGACCGGCGGTGTCGCGCCGGCGAAGCGCGCCAGGCCGGCGCGGTCCGTCACCCAGGTCGCCAGGAGCGCGCCGGGCGACATGATGCCGACCTCGGCGAGCGCGGCGCGCACGGTCGGAATCTGGAAGCGCGCTTCGATACGGTCCGCATCCAGGGGCATGGCCTGCATCGATCCCACCAGCAGCGTCTCGTGCAACTCCGTGGTCCACAGCGTCGCGTGCGGAAACACGGCGATGAAGCTGGCCACCAGCGCCTGTGTGTCTTCGATGTTCTGGGTCGGCAAAGGTAGCCACTGCGCCACCACGCCCTTGGCGTTCAGCCGCGCTGCCGCCAGTTGGTAGAAGTCGCGTGAATAGAGGTTCACGACGCCGGCCGCGGAGGGCGGCGGTGGCTCCAGGGTAATCAGGTCGTAATGCTCGTCGCTCGCCAGCAATTCGCGACGACCGTCGCGCAGACGGCGATCCAGGCCAGGATCGGTGGCGGCGTCGTAAGTCCCCGCGAAGCGCGGCCCGGCGTGCAGCACCGCGGGCAGCAATTCGGCGACGACCCTGCGCTCCAGCGCCGGATAGCGCGACAAGGCGCCGGCCGTGATGCCGGTGCCATAACCGATGACCAGGGCCGAACGCGGCTCGCCCGCGTGGACGATCAGCGGCAACAAGGCCTGCAGGCGCATATAGCGCAGCGACGGCATGGCGTCACCGGAATTGGACACGCCCTGGATGTACAGCCGCCGAAAACGCCGCTCGCCCTCCCCGCGCTCGACCACCGCCACGGTGCCGCCGCGGTTTTCCTCGTAGAACACCAGGTTGGCGCCTTGGGCGCCGGGCAGCAGGCGCGCCAGATGATCGGCCGGAAGGGAGGCGCCCAGGACCAGCGCCACCAGGGTCAGGCCCAGCGCCAGCACGCGCGCGGATGGGCCTGTCCGTGGCGCCTTCCATACCGCCACGATGCCGATCGCGCAGGCCAGTACCGCCAACAAGGCCAGGCTGCGCACGGCGCCCAGGCCGGGCAGGAGCACGAAGGCGGTCAGCCCCGTTCCCGCGATCCCGCCCAAGGTATTGGCGCCCAGCACCAGGCCAGCGCCCTGCCCCCGCTGCTCCGGCGCCACGGCAATCCGCAAGACGGCGGGAAATGCCGCGCCCAGCAGCAGTGTCGGCAGCAGCACCACGGCAGTCGCGGCCACCAGAAAACGCGCGCTCATCCCGGCCAGACCACTGCCGGTCCAGGCGACCATCGTCATCTCCGCGCTGGTCTGAAGGCCGATGAGCCAGCGGCCCAGCAGCGCCGCCTCCAGCAGCGCGACGACGCCGGCGCCGGCAATCAACAGGCCGAACAGGCGCCATGGGTCGCGCGG is a window of Bordetella sp. N DNA encoding:
- a CDS encoding spermidine synthase is translated as MTLSMRALPAASDTRDQAGSAGARLVAPALLMALSGSAALMFQVLWIKQLTLIVGVEVHAIAVAVSAFFLGLAAGSAWLGRQADRVARPLRFYAAIEAGIAILAVLVTLALGHGAALFADVEQHAALLAWLSIVAVVGIAPFLMGGTLPVLLRALGAGRVGRTGATLYAANTGGAIIGALLPAFLLIPVLGVQGTAWAAACLNLMAALGAWLLDRRGAAAASNAAVAAATGIENRRADPERSHRKRSGKDARTPATVAHARSGAVDPAARLAILLYAGAGAIAMGYEILWSQMVVPFMSTRAFAFSIVLAVYLAGLAIGSALYARWEPRDPWRLFGLLIAGAGVVALLEAALLGRWLIGLQTSAEMTMVAWTGSGLAGMSARFLVAATAVVLLPTLLLGAAFPAVLRIAVAPEQRGQGAGLVLGANTLGGIAGTGLTAFVLLPGLGAVRSLALLAVLACAIGIVAVWKAPRTGPSARVLALGLTLVALVLGASLPADHLARLLPGAQGANLVFYEENRGGTVAVVERGEGERRFRRLYIQGVSNSGDAMPSLRYMRLQALLPLIVHAGEPRSALVIGYGTGITAGALSRYPALERRVVAELLPAVLHAGPRFAGTYDAATDPGLDRRLRDGRRELLASDEHYDLITLEPPPPSAAGVVNLYSRDFYQLAAARLNAKGVVAQWLPLPTQNIEDTQALVASFIAVFPHATLWTTELHETLLVGSMQAMPLDADRIEARFQIPTVRAALAEVGIMSPGALLATWVTDRAGLARFAGATPPVTDDRPAIEYATWVRPRELTRTLPALLDLRGAPPIAVNDPALLAAIARERAALDMFYTSALAAYDGDRGAWARNAAALARLSRDNPYLRWFMGGG